A genomic region of Natronomonas salsuginis contains the following coding sequences:
- the pdhA gene encoding pyruvate dehydrogenase (acetyl-transferring) E1 component subunit alpha — translation MAAVHYQSSDYVQILDPDGTVRSDASVPDLPEDELVAMYKEMRFARHFDERTISLQRQGRMGTYTPMAGQEGAQIGSAHALGSDDWFIPSYREHGAKMALGVDPKDILLYWMGNEVGNQIPTDLNIFTDSISVGTHPPHAAGMAWASKLRNEDRAFLCHLGDGATSQGDFHEGLNFAGVFDLPTVFFCNNNQWAISVPRERQTASETFAQKAHAYGFEGVQVDGMDPLAVYQVTSEALSKARSPDPASDDGPGGATRPTLIEAVQYRFGAHTTADDPSVYRDDEEVDAWKRKDPITRLGRYLRNQGLLDDTLEATIDAEIKDGVAEAIETAESYVPTSTDMFDSVFAERTDILDEQAAHLEQLRERYGDEELLE, via the coding sequence ATGGCAGCCGTCCACTACCAGTCGTCAGACTATGTTCAAATCCTTGATCCGGATGGGACTGTCCGATCCGATGCTTCCGTACCGGACCTTCCGGAGGACGAGTTGGTCGCGATGTACAAAGAGATGCGGTTTGCACGCCACTTTGACGAACGGACAATCAGCTTACAACGCCAAGGTCGCATGGGGACGTACACCCCGATGGCCGGTCAAGAAGGTGCACAAATCGGGAGCGCACATGCGCTCGGATCGGACGATTGGTTCATCCCAAGCTACCGAGAACACGGCGCAAAGATGGCGCTAGGTGTCGACCCCAAAGACATCCTTCTATACTGGATGGGTAACGAAGTCGGGAATCAAATCCCAACTGATCTGAACATCTTCACTGACTCCATCTCGGTTGGGACACATCCTCCCCATGCTGCTGGAATGGCTTGGGCCTCAAAGTTACGAAACGAGGATAGGGCGTTCCTCTGTCACTTGGGTGATGGTGCGACGAGCCAAGGTGACTTTCACGAGGGGCTGAACTTCGCCGGCGTCTTCGATCTCCCCACGGTCTTTTTTTGCAACAATAACCAGTGGGCGATTTCGGTCCCTCGAGAGCGACAAACGGCCTCCGAGACGTTCGCCCAGAAGGCCCACGCGTACGGCTTCGAGGGCGTACAGGTCGACGGGATGGATCCGCTGGCGGTGTACCAAGTCACGAGCGAGGCGCTCTCGAAGGCGAGGTCCCCCGATCCGGCGAGCGACGATGGGCCGGGTGGGGCGACACGACCGACGCTCATCGAGGCCGTGCAGTACCGCTTCGGCGCACACACCACGGCGGACGACCCCTCGGTCTACCGCGATGACGAAGAAGTCGACGCGTGGAAACGGAAAGACCCCATCACGAGGCTTGGTCGGTATCTACGTAACCAGGGTCTTTTGGATGATACACTCGAGGCGACCATAGATGCGGAAATAAAAGACGGCGTCGCCGAGGCGATCGAAACGGCCGAGTCCTACGTGCCGACTTCGACAGACATGTTCGACAGCGTCTTCGCGGAACGGACCGATATACTCGACGAGCAGGCGGCCCATCTCGAACAGCTACGCGAGCGCTACGGTGACGAGGAACTACTGGAATGA
- a CDS encoding IclR family transcriptional regulator produces the protein MNPIKDQKRPVKTVEITFEILEAIRNTGGATLQSLSEDLNLAKSTIHRHLGTLERNGFVMRQGDEYTTGMQFLDYGIEVRNSHPGFDLAREKTGQLAERTGELCVFLIEQHGQGYILCREEGPNAVRTGTRVGKPVYVHATAGGKAVLSQYSDEEVESIIDRWGLPPHTENTITERQVLFEELERVRDQKFALNREEHIMGLQTVAAPICNGGRTIGALCISGPANRMTGAYLKEENADLLLSAVNELELNLEYS, from the coding sequence ATGAACCCAATAAAAGATCAGAAACGGCCCGTTAAAACGGTCGAAATAACATTCGAAATACTCGAAGCGATACGGAATACTGGTGGGGCAACGCTACAGAGTCTGTCCGAGGATCTCAACCTCGCAAAAAGCACGATTCATCGCCACTTGGGGACACTTGAGCGAAACGGGTTCGTCATGAGACAAGGAGATGAGTACACGACAGGGATGCAATTTCTCGATTACGGAATCGAGGTCCGAAACTCGCATCCGGGGTTCGACCTTGCACGCGAAAAGACGGGACAGTTGGCTGAACGAACCGGTGAACTCTGCGTGTTTTTGATCGAACAACACGGACAGGGGTACATTCTCTGCCGTGAGGAAGGACCGAATGCGGTACGGACGGGTACTCGTGTCGGCAAACCGGTTTATGTCCACGCAACAGCGGGTGGTAAAGCGGTTTTGTCCCAGTATAGCGACGAAGAAGTGGAGTCGATCATCGATCGATGGGGACTTCCGCCTCACACCGAAAACACGATCACGGAACGCCAAGTGCTGTTCGAAGAACTCGAACGCGTTCGGGATCAGAAGTTCGCTCTCAATCGAGAGGAACATATAATGGGGCTGCAGACGGTCGCGGCACCGATTTGCAACGGTGGGCGAACGATCGGCGCGCTCTGCATTTCTGGACCTGCAAATCGGATGACGGGGGCGTATTTAAAAGAAGAGAACGCCGATTTGCTGTTAAGCGCCGTTAACGAGCTCGAATTAAACCTTGAATACAGCTGA
- a CDS encoding 4-carboxy-4-hydroxy-2-oxoadipate aldolase/oxaloacetate decarboxylase gives MEPEVIRKIERPDPGIVERFGTHNAADVHEAMGKRNAMEPEISLQTSGAPVCGPATTVRLPAGDNMMIYVGIELAKPGDVLVIEAETTRAATWGELATRYAMKKGLAGVVSSGNVRDIDAITELGFPVFSPAVSQIGAVKETLGSVNIDVSVGDVIVSPGDVIVGDTDGVTVVPRDVAGDVADAADAHLKRENGLRERIENGESLYEIGGYDNVLVEHGLEPITDTE, from the coding sequence ATGGAACCGGAAGTCATTCGAAAGATAGAACGTCCAGATCCGGGGATCGTAGAGCGGTTTGGCACGCACAACGCTGCCGATGTACACGAAGCGATGGGGAAGCGAAACGCGATGGAACCCGAAATATCGCTTCAGACATCGGGAGCCCCGGTTTGTGGACCGGCGACGACGGTTCGATTGCCAGCGGGTGACAATATGATGATCTACGTCGGGATCGAACTGGCGAAGCCGGGAGACGTACTGGTCATCGAAGCTGAGACAACTCGAGCGGCGACCTGGGGAGAACTCGCGACCCGGTATGCGATGAAGAAGGGATTGGCCGGCGTCGTGAGTTCCGGAAACGTTCGAGACATCGATGCGATCACCGAACTCGGGTTCCCCGTATTTAGTCCGGCAGTATCGCAGATTGGAGCTGTCAAAGAAACGCTAGGGTCGGTTAACATCGACGTGAGTGTTGGCGACGTAATCGTGTCTCCGGGCGACGTTATCGTCGGGGACACCGACGGCGTGACGGTCGTCCCGAGGGATGTTGCCGGGGATGTGGCCGATGCGGCTGACGCGCATCTCAAGCGCGAGAATGGGCTTCGAGAACGGATCGAGAACGGAGAGTCGCTATACGAGATCGGCGGGTACGACAACGTACTCGTCGAGCACGGATTAGAACCGATTACCGACACCGAATAG
- a CDS encoding amidohydrolase family protein, with the protein MAQSAEEIPARLKKIDTIVDCDFHVTERQEDILPYLPEPWSNVFGRSKGDDYGFLSSLYPSAGLINPITTGKVQSESVRSKEEAQVGIDLIHSDKVVITPTLNLYLGCVRNEEVAAALAHAYNEWLLDTMIDTDRGMYGAAVVAPQKPQKAAEEIDDRASEDGIAAVFFPSGGISPLAGAEKYYPIYEAAEANGLPVMMHNASGNMMTAFPRAFADLTRFISSHVVAHPMMHMCNMADMITRGVPVRFPDLNFVVQEAGLGYIPYFMRRFDHEYHSKKEDAPMLEAEPSEYIRRNFSFTSQPIEGTGEPEYVDSMVRLMGGEDNLMFSSDYPHLDFDYTDEMMNLLPSFDVDELNNVYGQNALETFDF; encoded by the coding sequence ATGGCGCAATCAGCTGAAGAGATACCCGCGAGATTAAAAAAGATCGATACGATCGTCGACTGCGACTTTCACGTGACGGAGCGTCAGGAAGACATTCTCCCGTATCTTCCGGAGCCGTGGTCAAACGTGTTCGGTCGGAGTAAAGGAGACGACTATGGATTCCTTAGCAGTCTCTATCCGTCCGCCGGGTTGATAAATCCAATCACAACTGGCAAGGTCCAATCGGAGTCGGTTCGTTCCAAAGAAGAAGCTCAAGTTGGGATAGATCTGATTCACTCGGACAAGGTCGTCATCACACCGACGTTGAATCTATACCTTGGTTGTGTACGAAACGAAGAGGTCGCAGCAGCGCTCGCCCACGCGTACAACGAGTGGTTGCTGGACACGATGATCGACACCGATCGCGGGATGTATGGTGCAGCGGTGGTTGCCCCACAGAAACCGCAAAAAGCGGCAGAAGAAATAGACGATCGTGCGAGTGAAGATGGGATTGCGGCAGTCTTTTTCCCAAGCGGCGGTATATCGCCACTGGCAGGTGCAGAAAAATACTATCCGATCTACGAAGCAGCAGAAGCCAATGGATTGCCCGTGATGATGCACAACGCATCGGGTAACATGATGACGGCATTTCCCCGAGCGTTCGCAGATTTAACTCGATTTATTTCCTCACACGTCGTCGCCCATCCGATGATGCACATGTGCAATATGGCAGATATGATTACCCGGGGCGTTCCGGTCCGATTCCCGGATCTGAATTTCGTGGTCCAAGAGGCTGGCCTCGGCTATATTCCGTATTTTATGCGGCGCTTCGATCACGAGTATCACTCGAAAAAGGAGGACGCCCCGATGTTGGAGGCCGAGCCGAGCGAGTATATCCGACGGAATTTCTCGTTCACTAGCCAGCCGATAGAGGGGACTGGAGAACCGGAGTACGTCGATTCGATGGTTCGACTAATGGGTGGCGAAGATAATCTCATGTTCTCGTCTGATTACCCGCACCTTGACTTCGATTACACGGACGAGATGATGAATCTCCTCCCATCGTTCGATGTCGACGAGTTGAATAACGTCTACGGACAGAATGCGCTAGAAACATTCGACTTTTAA
- a CDS encoding Rieske (2Fe-2S) protein: MSSEPVETDDGKTLYPVEPAANLGEGERITVNIKGREITLFNSNDEFHAVLNFCPHQGGPLCEGLLDGTLTMEDWEWTYSCDGEIVSCPWHGWEFDIKTGEHLSKSDYRVPTYDVVVRDGEVYVVE, from the coding sequence ATGAGTTCAGAACCTGTAGAAACCGACGACGGAAAGACGCTGTATCCCGTAGAACCAGCCGCAAACCTCGGCGAAGGAGAGCGAATTACGGTGAATATTAAGGGTCGTGAGATAACCCTATTCAACTCGAACGACGAGTTCCACGCGGTATTGAACTTCTGTCCCCATCAGGGTGGACCCCTATGCGAAGGACTCCTCGATGGAACGTTGACGATGGAGGATTGGGAGTGGACGTACAGTTGTGACGGAGAGATCGTCTCCTGCCCGTGGCATGGGTGGGAGTTCGACATTAAAACAGGAGAACACCTCTCGAAGAGTGATTACCGAGTTCCTACGTACGATGTCGTCGTCCGTGATGGCGAGGTGTACGTGGTAGAATGA
- a CDS encoding ketopantoate reductase family protein, with protein MTQVAILGAGALGGVFGGYLSRGGVDVTLVDIWEEHVSQINEEGLLVERQDRDDVVIDVPATTDSGEIGVVDVLFVFVKSYHTRTALESSEELFDENTTVVTLQNGLLNMDYISQYVPKSNIVGGATTIGSSTEGPRHVLHTGWGDTKIAGDDENRVTQVAQLLEKAGVEVHTADDPEAVIWAKQFVSVGIKPVAALTGLLDGPLSDHGESAAVMDRLVEEAMQVAKARGIPIEGDPVAETHHNCQINYDTMSSMLEDVQNGRQTEIDQINGAIVKYATEEDIDVPYNRMATNLIKAKEHSYTE; from the coding sequence ATGACGCAGGTTGCGATACTCGGGGCGGGAGCACTCGGTGGCGTCTTCGGTGGGTATCTATCCCGCGGTGGAGTTGACGTGACGTTGGTCGATATCTGGGAGGAACACGTTTCACAGATCAATGAGGAGGGCCTGCTCGTCGAGCGTCAGGATCGCGACGACGTAGTTATCGACGTCCCAGCAACGACGGACTCCGGAGAGATCGGCGTCGTTGATGTGCTATTCGTGTTCGTTAAGTCTTATCACACACGTACGGCATTGGAATCAAGCGAGGAGCTTTTCGACGAGAATACCACCGTCGTGACGTTGCAGAACGGCCTGTTGAATATGGACTACATCTCGCAGTATGTCCCAAAGTCCAATATCGTCGGTGGAGCAACGACGATCGGCTCCAGCACAGAAGGGCCGAGACACGTGCTACACACCGGGTGGGGTGACACGAAAATAGCGGGGGATGACGAGAATCGAGTCACACAGGTCGCACAATTACTCGAGAAGGCAGGCGTCGAAGTGCACACAGCGGACGATCCCGAAGCGGTAATTTGGGCAAAACAGTTCGTCAGTGTCGGGATAAAGCCGGTCGCAGCACTAACCGGCTTACTCGACGGCCCGCTTAGTGATCATGGCGAATCAGCGGCCGTGATGGATCGATTAGTCGAAGAAGCGATGCAGGTTGCAAAAGCGCGTGGGATCCCGATAGAGGGTGATCCAGTCGCCGAGACCCACCACAATTGTCAAATAAACTACGACACGATGTCCTCGATGTTGGAAGACGTTCAAAACGGACGCCAAACCGAGATCGATCAGATCAACGGTGCAATCGTTAAATATGCCACCGAGGAGGACATCGATGTTCCGTACAACCGGATGGCAACGAACCTTATAAAAGCGAAGGAACACAGCTACACCGAATGA
- a CDS encoding substrate-binding domain-containing protein, with protein sequence MSNHTTSRRKVLAGAAAATGMLGLAGCAGGNGGDGNGGDGNGESGGNGNGNGSSDDGSGNGGGATQEFTFATSVEGSTAFRIGSTFGEYLRQENLTDLFEINAVVSPGATGGYRMMDQGEAAFSTPSTYGLEVSPDQGPFADNPLNDFNAVRQIRGNFSVQPFLIVQADSGIESWDDLEGQTVSFGSAGAGTRVPSETILDLEIGLENITPEYVGYSDQPAALRGGRVDAIFGYVNNSAIAPGWMQELDATVDWRHIPYSDEVRSEFEQQLPYTSTLEVDGSNFFESFTDTITPYNLTYVVSSTTGLDDEVAYEFAKLSYEHGEALLESDNSMGFYPDPDLFLETIHPDVPVHKGAYDYYVESELWGDYDLTAPPEA encoded by the coding sequence ATGTCAAACCACACGACCTCACGGAGGAAAGTACTAGCAGGCGCAGCCGCGGCTACAGGGATGCTGGGGCTAGCTGGCTGTGCGGGTGGAAACGGTGGAGATGGAAACGGTGGAGATGGAAACGGAGAGAGTGGTGGCAACGGTAATGGCAACGGAAGCAGCGACGATGGGAGTGGCAACGGAGGAGGAGCCACACAGGAATTCACCTTCGCGACATCCGTTGAGGGTTCGACGGCATTCCGTATCGGCTCTACATTTGGCGAGTACCTTCGCCAAGAGAACCTAACGGATCTATTTGAGATCAATGCGGTTGTCTCGCCAGGGGCTACTGGAGGATACCGGATGATGGACCAAGGGGAAGCCGCTTTTTCAACCCCATCGACATACGGACTAGAGGTCTCACCCGATCAAGGACCGTTTGCGGACAACCCGCTGAACGATTTCAACGCCGTCCGACAGATCCGAGGAAACTTCAGTGTTCAACCATTCTTGATCGTTCAAGCGGATTCGGGGATCGAAAGCTGGGACGATCTCGAAGGGCAGACGGTTTCGTTTGGATCCGCAGGAGCTGGTACGCGTGTTCCCTCGGAGACAATCCTCGATCTCGAAATCGGCTTGGAGAACATTACCCCCGAATACGTTGGGTACTCTGATCAACCGGCAGCACTCAGAGGCGGCCGGGTAGACGCGATCTTCGGTTACGTGAATAACAGCGCGATTGCACCAGGGTGGATGCAAGAGTTGGATGCGACTGTCGATTGGCGACACATCCCGTATAGCGATGAGGTTCGCTCGGAGTTCGAACAACAACTACCGTACACTTCGACCCTCGAAGTTGATGGCAGTAATTTCTTCGAGTCGTTCACCGACACGATCACCCCGTACAACCTCACATACGTCGTAAGCTCAACGACGGGACTCGATGATGAAGTCGCATACGAATTTGCGAAGCTGTCCTACGAACACGGGGAAGCCTTGCTGGAGAGCGATAATTCGATGGGATTCTATCCGGACCCCGATCTGTTCTTGGAGACGATACATCCGGATGTACCGGTCCACAAAGGCGCGTATGACTATTATGTAGAGTCCGAACTCTGGGGGGATTACGACCTCACCGCGCCCCCAGAAGCGTAG
- a CDS encoding TRAP transporter permease, protein MAETDTTDTITPEELEARIDEQLGVEYDSPITTVIRRDPAEFLVYALGVAFFIYHLWYAASFPVAENQHVIIHLGFALCFWASIQLLRADRDALRGKLLTAGYSMYFVAVIVPTYYLFNNYQQLLFGAGAYSNEQVMMGALAIVLLLIALWSVSRLIFVVVTLGLLYSYFGAFLPGVLSHGGLSLQRIITMSTIEFEGVYGRLTMVAATWVVIFVMLASMVEKYGGMSQLIKGVTQITTRHKRVKVGHVAVLASMVFGSINGATTANAATTGSFTIPLMKENGYPPRLAGALEAVASCGGQVLPPVMGTSVFIMAELIDPSYTDIIIRATAPAVLFFAVVIISIELYVSRSGTDEDKMPSVETTSSMPRRVYKVLSNYEYIGMFIVLMYWLVYIQADPLLSGYYSIFTLMGLRLVRTLQTSITGDKESLRQLRRYARESIEGFRRAAEAAISITIMVAALGIIVRAFIVTGFAQNLSRVLITIAAGNVILMVIVAAIASILFGMGMPTVAAYLLVALFVAPPVADVVAVDILAIHMFVFYFAIVSNITPPIAVAVVITQGIAGSGFMQTSIDALKMGTPLFILPFLFIFNESLLNPTPMLAVTVLLLAVGFLAISIAFIGFRDLSLPARGVLLGTGFAALFAQQLTVQIILVAVIIIGLSTFDPRVAARLPTR, encoded by the coding sequence ATGGCAGAGACAGACACGACGGATACAATTACACCCGAAGAATTGGAGGCGCGTATCGATGAACAGTTGGGTGTGGAATACGATTCGCCAATCACAACAGTCATTAGACGGGATCCCGCGGAATTTCTCGTCTACGCGCTCGGGGTTGCGTTCTTTATATACCACTTGTGGTACGCAGCTAGCTTTCCAGTCGCAGAAAATCAGCACGTAATTATCCATCTTGGCTTTGCGCTTTGTTTTTGGGCATCGATACAACTGTTGCGAGCGGATCGGGACGCGCTCCGTGGAAAATTGCTCACCGCCGGCTACTCGATGTATTTCGTCGCGGTGATAGTACCAACTTACTACTTATTTAACAATTACCAGCAACTGCTATTCGGTGCCGGTGCATACTCCAACGAACAGGTGATGATGGGAGCGCTGGCTATTGTCCTGCTGCTCATCGCATTGTGGTCTGTCTCCCGTCTGATCTTCGTCGTCGTCACACTCGGACTGCTCTACTCGTATTTCGGCGCTTTCTTACCGGGGGTCTTATCACATGGTGGGCTATCGCTGCAGCGGATCATCACGATGAGTACTATCGAATTCGAAGGGGTCTACGGACGCCTGACGATGGTTGCTGCGACGTGGGTTGTGATCTTTGTTATGTTGGCCAGTATGGTCGAGAAATACGGTGGCATGAGTCAGCTAATAAAAGGTGTGACCCAGATCACGACCCGTCACAAACGGGTGAAAGTTGGGCACGTCGCGGTCCTTGCCAGTATGGTCTTTGGATCGATCAACGGTGCAACGACTGCCAACGCGGCGACTACTGGCTCGTTCACCATCCCGCTGATGAAGGAAAACGGATATCCACCGAGACTCGCGGGTGCACTCGAGGCTGTTGCTTCGTGTGGCGGACAGGTGCTTCCCCCAGTAATGGGGACAAGCGTATTCATCATGGCCGAGCTGATTGACCCTAGCTATACGGACATCATCATTCGTGCGACAGCTCCTGCTGTTCTATTTTTCGCCGTTGTTATCATCTCGATAGAGTTGTACGTGTCACGTTCTGGTACAGATGAAGACAAAATGCCAAGCGTCGAAACAACCAGTTCTATGCCACGAAGGGTCTACAAAGTTCTGTCGAACTACGAATATATTGGGATGTTTATTGTCTTAATGTACTGGCTCGTGTACATCCAGGCAGATCCACTTCTGTCTGGATACTATAGCATTTTTACACTGATGGGACTGCGATTAGTACGGACGTTGCAAACATCCATTACAGGTGACAAAGAAAGTCTCAGACAACTTCGACGATACGCTCGGGAAAGTATTGAAGGCTTCCGCCGAGCAGCCGAAGCGGCAATTAGCATCACGATTATGGTCGCAGCCCTTGGAATAATTGTTAGGGCGTTCATCGTCACCGGATTCGCACAAAACCTTTCTCGCGTACTGATCACCATCGCCGCAGGAAATGTTATTCTAATGGTGATCGTGGCCGCGATCGCGTCGATTCTATTCGGTATGGGTATGCCAACGGTTGCCGCGTACCTCCTAGTTGCACTGTTCGTCGCACCACCAGTGGCCGACGTCGTTGCCGTCGATATCCTCGCGATCCATATGTTCGTCTTTTACTTTGCCATCGTTTCGAATATCACCCCACCGATCGCTGTCGCGGTCGTCATCACACAAGGGATCGCTGGCTCAGGATTCATGCAGACATCGATAGATGCTCTCAAAATGGGTACACCCCTGTTTATACTCCCATTCTTGTTTATTTTTAACGAATCACTATTGAACCCAACGCCGATGCTGGCAGTGACCGTTCTGTTGCTGGCCGTTGGTTTCCTTGCGATCTCGATCGCGTTTATTGGTTTTCGTGATCTATCGCTTCCCGCTCGAGGAGTGCTTCTCGGTACCGGGTTCGCAGCGCTATTTGCTCAACAATTAACCGTGCAAATAATACTTGTAGCGGTCATTATTATCGGACTCTCGACATTTGATCCCCGGGTCGCAGCACGATTGCCAACCAGATAA
- a CDS encoding class I SAM-dependent methyltransferase, protein MKTDSDQWDAELYDASHSYVYEYGKDVLQLLKPRGGEQILDLGCGTGHLTAQIAEEGAEVIGLDSSREMVTTAKENHPALPVVLGDARSVEFSVPFDAVFSNAALHWMKNQRTIAHNVFCHLTDGGRFVAEFGGNGNVNAIQSAVRSVCRARGYEVTSPWYFPTPAEHASILESAGFEIRYMRLIDRPTPLEDGLDPWLKMFADGLLEEVPRKERGSIRAAVINRLRDELYDPENGWVVDYRRLRFVAHRS, encoded by the coding sequence ATGAAGACTGATTCGGATCAGTGGGATGCGGAATTGTACGACGCGAGCCATAGCTACGTCTACGAATACGGCAAAGACGTTCTCCAACTGCTCAAGCCGCGTGGCGGAGAGCAGATATTGGACCTCGGCTGTGGAACCGGACACCTGACAGCCCAGATTGCAGAGGAGGGTGCGGAAGTCATCGGCCTCGATAGCTCTCGAGAGATGGTCACGACGGCCAAAGAGAACCACCCGGCACTTCCGGTGGTTCTCGGGGACGCTAGATCAGTCGAATTCTCAGTACCATTCGATGCGGTGTTCTCGAACGCGGCCCTCCATTGGATGAAAAATCAACGAACCATCGCTCACAATGTCTTTTGTCACCTCACCGATGGAGGGCGATTCGTTGCGGAGTTTGGGGGAAATGGAAACGTAAACGCGATCCAGTCAGCGGTGCGATCAGTATGTCGTGCACGTGGGTACGAGGTCACCTCACCGTGGTATTTTCCAACGCCAGCAGAACATGCAAGCATCTTGGAATCAGCAGGGTTCGAGATACGATACATGCGACTCATCGATCGGCCAACGCCGCTCGAGGATGGGTTAGATCCGTGGCTGAAAATGTTCGCGGACGGACTCCTTGAGGAAGTACCTAGAAAAGAACGGGGATCGATCAGAGCGGCGGTCATCAACCGACTCCGGGATGAGTTGTACGATCCCGAAAACGGTTGGGTTGTCGACTACCGACGGCTTCGTTTCGTCGCACACCGATCATAG
- a CDS encoding universal stress protein, giving the protein MVYYCEFVLLFRAQVRHFKYMARMYYSIMYRVLFPIDVVDDAATKRAEMLTEMPLDRDELEITILNVFEAFDGVEGDLTVSSGDIYDETDVPTGLDTIEGRFEADGLDTSLVRRHGDPADEILEYAHEGAVDLIVMGGRKRSPVGKALFGSVSQAVLLNTELPVVILTSG; this is encoded by the coding sequence ATGGTATACTACTGCGAGTTCGTGTTGCTATTTCGCGCGCAAGTACGCCATTTTAAATACATGGCAAGAATGTATTATTCTATCATGTATCGTGTCTTATTCCCAATCGACGTTGTCGACGACGCAGCGACGAAACGGGCTGAAATGCTCACAGAAATGCCACTGGACCGGGACGAACTCGAAATAACTATTCTGAACGTTTTCGAAGCGTTCGATGGCGTAGAAGGGGACCTCACCGTGTCTTCTGGCGACATTTATGACGAAACGGACGTTCCGACCGGGCTTGATACGATCGAAGGACGCTTCGAAGCAGACGGACTTGATACGTCGCTCGTTCGTCGACACGGGGACCCGGCTGACGAGATCCTCGAATACGCACACGAAGGCGCTGTCGACCTCATCGTCATGGGCGGCCGAAAGCGAAGTCCCGTCGGGAAAGCCCTTTTCGGGAGCGTTTCGCAAGCGGTGCTGCTCAATACTGAACTTCCAGTGGTCATCCTCACGTCCGGTTAA
- a CDS encoding MFS transporter — protein MGHSSTIRKEVRTLRDDGRGKILFAVSAGSFLIVGVQMIYPVMLPELRVAYGLNLGTAGLLLTLLWAANAIGQIPSGILADEIGEKRTLLLSVVLSAVTIVLIVSFESSAALFASTVLLGAGLALFGVARYTIMYETYPDRAGTTIGIVLAAADAGQSLLPPLASVLTVVVAWQLGFGFTIPIFILIAVTIWLYIPREVSSEKQSSEHMSLSRFAETLSMMYTKRVIFATTIFVIYVCVWVSFTSFYPTYLIESKNIPQTTTAILFGSFFAAGVVIKPLSGAIYDRVGIRRTLMVLAPISALALIAFPLAEGVLPIAVITLLVAPLLGSGTIAQSYLIEIFTHDVRGTGLGIIRTCGLLIGSTTPAIFGFFAEIGYFDEGFLALALLIGTMITLIMLLPSK, from the coding sequence GTGGGACATTCATCCACGATACGCAAGGAGGTTCGTACACTCCGTGATGATGGCAGGGGGAAAATCTTATTCGCCGTGTCGGCGGGGTCATTTCTCATAGTTGGCGTACAGATGATATACCCGGTTATGTTGCCGGAGCTACGGGTCGCCTATGGGCTCAATTTGGGTACGGCCGGCTTGTTGTTGACTCTCCTCTGGGCGGCGAACGCGATCGGTCAGATTCCGAGCGGTATCTTGGCAGACGAGATAGGTGAAAAGCGAACGTTACTGCTCAGCGTGGTATTGTCAGCAGTGACAATAGTGTTGATCGTCTCCTTCGAATCGTCGGCCGCCCTTTTTGCATCGACAGTCCTTCTCGGAGCGGGACTCGCCCTTTTCGGCGTCGCTCGATATACCATTATGTATGAGACCTACCCGGACCGGGCAGGGACGACGATCGGTATTGTGCTCGCAGCGGCCGATGCCGGACAGTCGCTGCTTCCCCCACTCGCTAGCGTATTGACGGTCGTTGTCGCGTGGCAACTCGGCTTTGGATTTACGATCCCAATATTCATTTTGATAGCGGTCACGATTTGGCTGTACATTCCACGGGAAGTCTCGAGCGAAAAACAGAGCTCGGAACACATGTCCCTGTCCCGATTCGCCGAGACGCTCTCCATGATGTACACCAAACGGGTGATCTTTGCGACGACGATATTCGTCATTTACGTTTGCGTATGGGTTTCGTTCACCAGCTTTTATCCAACGTATTTAATCGAAAGTAAAAATATCCCTCAAACGACGACTGCGATCCTGTTTGGCTCATTTTTTGCGGCCGGTGTCGTGATAAAACCGCTTTCGGGAGCGATATACGATCGGGTTGGCATTCGTCGGACGCTGATGGTATTAGCGCCCATCTCGGCGCTCGCGTTGATCGCGTTTCCATTGGCTGAAGGGGTACTACCGATTGCGGTGATCACGTTACTTGTCGCCCCACTTCTCGGCAGCGGAACGATCGCGCAGTCGTACCTCATCGAAATATTTACACACGACGTTCGGGGGACTGGACTGGGGATCATTAGAACATGCGGACTACTAATCGGGTCGACTACACCGGCGATCTTCGGGTTCTTTGCTGAGATCGGCTATTTCGATGAGGGATTTCTAGCGCTTGCGCTTCTCATTGGAACGATGATCACGTTAATTATGTTACTGCCGAGTAAGTGA